Part of the Benincasa hispida cultivar B227 chromosome 11, ASM972705v1, whole genome shotgun sequence genome, tctatcaattCAGTTATCAAGAGGATCGAGACAGCCCTCCGGTCTTCACTAATTCGGACTGTAGCCCAAGTAATTCTCAAGGTACGCCACACTGTGACCAACTGTTCacatatgatacctcttgcagtacCTCGTCTTTGGAGACATCATTAAAgcattatattgaaaagagcgaggAAATGAGGCAATTGCATGCTGACTCtctcaaagaattaaaaaatcagatagatcagcttacgagataatgaaagaagaaaaaccttGGTACGTAGCATGGAAGCTCAGGGGTGTCGGGGGCAAGAGGTAAAGAATAATGCCATGCAGTGACCCTGCAGAGTGGCAGAACAACAGCCCTCATTATGCCGAAGGTACCAGATGCGGTAATAACACCAGCAGATTTAACTATTGATGATGACCAGTTACTAAATAACGGCAGTGACCCTAGTTCAGAAGTAAGATTatctacaaaagatgaagcctctcaagacttgaattctcCATCAACGCAACCTCCAACGAATGACACACAGCAAGCACAGGACCTCGCCAAGCAGCAAAGTGAGCAAGAAACATGAAGGGATCTTCCACCTTTCCTGTCtaggctgaaaaagaaagatgatagcaaaCAGTTTCAGAGGTTTCTTGACGTTCTTCGCCAACTACACATTAATATCCCCTTGATAGAAGCATCAGAGCAGATGTCGAGTTATGTGAAATTTCTTAAGGATATTCTCACAAACAAGagaaagattggggaaaatgaaacagttgcacAGACATATGAGTGTAGCGCTTTGTTTCaaaacaatctctctactaaaATGAAGGATTCTAGGACTTCTACATTGCCCTGCACCataggagggaagatggtcggAAACGCACTGTGTGATTTAGGGttaagcataaatttgatgcccttgtcaatttttaagaagctggacATCGGCGAAGCAAGGCCGACCACGATCACATTACAACTAGTCGATAGATCAATGAAGCTTCCGAagggcaagatagaagatgttctcgtgcaagtggacaagtttatcttcctaGCAGACTTTGGTATACTTGATTATGAGGCCTATAGAGAAATTCCTATCATCCTGGGATGCCCACTTGCTACAGGGCGGGCATTAATCGATGTGCAGAAAGGAGAGTTGACCATCTGGGTCGAtgatcaaaaattaaaattcaacgtactcaatgcgttgaagtacccagGAGACATAGAGAACTGCCAATATATCGAGGAGCTGTGGGGAGAACAGTGGCACGAACCCCTGAAGGAGACGGAGGAGGAGGATTCTAAAGTCGGAGCAATGTTGGAGGAGGAATGCGCTGCAATTCATATAGAATCTAATTTTGAAccgctcaagttatctgaatgGACATCGCAGCGCATCAAGTCATCTTTAGAAGAGCCACCTGTGTTAGAGTTAAAGCCATTGCCAGTACACCTAAAATATGCTTACTCAGGAAGCAACGACTCATTACAGGTTATCATTTTTGCATCACtaagtaaggagaaagaagatgctcTCATACGGATCCTACGAAATAATGCAAAAGCCTTAGaatggaccttggcagacattcgaggaatcagtccctcgtattgcatgcacaagatccACTTGGAGGAAGGAAAGAATGGATCAATAGAAAGGCAACACcgcttgaaccctgccatgaagGAGGTTGTAAAGAGGGAAATAGTAAAGTGGCTGGATGCAGGTGTTATCTACCCAATATCTGATAGCAGttgggtgagcccagtgcaatgtgttccaaagaaaggggggatgacagtcatcactgatgacaagaatgaattggttcccacaaggacaactacagggtggagaatctgcatggattatcgcaagctgaatttggccactaaaaaggaccactttccactc contains:
- the LOC120090741 gene encoding LOW QUALITY PROTEIN: uncharacterized protein LOC120090741 (The sequence of the model RefSeq protein was modified relative to this genomic sequence to represent the inferred CDS: inserted 1 base in 1 codon), whose translation is MPKVPDAVITPADLTIDDDQLLNNGSDPSSEVRLSTKDEASQDLNSPSTQPPTNDTQQAQDLAKQQKASEQMSSYVKFLKDILTNKRKIGENETVAQTYECSALFQNNLSTKMKDSRTSTLPCTIGGKMVGNALCDLGLSINLMPLSIFKKLDIGEARPTTITLQLVDRSMKLPKGKIEDVLVQVDKFIFLADFGILDYEAYREIPIILGCPLATGRALIDVQKGELTIWVDDQKLKFNVLNALKYPGDIENCQYIEELWGEQWHEPLKETEEEDSKVGAMLEEECAAIHIESNFEPLKLSEWTSQRIKSSLEEPPVLELKPLPVHLKYAYSGSNDSLQIHLEEGKNGSIERQHRLNPAMKEVVKREIVKWLDAGVIYPISDSSWVSPVQCVPKKGGMTVITDDKNELVPTRTTTGWRICMDYRKLNLATKKDHFPLPFINQLLDKLAGNGFFCFLDGYSGYNQISIAPEDQDKTNFTCPFGXFAFRRMPFGLCNAPGTFQGYMMAIFSDYLEESVEVFMDDFSVFGSNYDSYLTNLEKVLKRCMATNLVLNWEKCHFMVEEGIVLGHKISKVGLEVDQAKIDAISKLPPLVNVKTLRSFLGHAGFYRRFIRNFSQIARPLSALLEADCEYNFDDDCSKAFSTLKEALIFAPIFIAPD